One window of the Mycoplasmopsis anatis genome contains the following:
- a CDS encoding DUF262 domain-containing protein: MKNNISIIKNNDYFKYHIIGTSLNFYINDKFYQLLTEYINSKEINRLIYSKNKAEKRVVSEDLKKWLSKSSPATFDQFKKCCLYFELIYEEKDELYISEKIIKISNEDETEKIKLSFDKHLLETWNSKINEFYSFLQYKCEDNSSDIDMVWLDEYSTTFSLLMDNNIDSLNFKDKVLSLGSFNYFDGKNRFWSLKIDFKDENYTDIVERIKNSATNLLVLASLNKTYEAKKEIFSSNLRAKIDSLSKINWKFNVNDFKQKSNIQNVEVKNLNVHDYFERSFVNISTINVPIYQRNYVWDFNIIKVLLDDIKNIKVDKKEHFISIIIFSHDTYENSYSIIDGQQRTTTLLLISFAIYIYYVNNIDIEKEEFKKIPDLFNKMFGTHSRVITEKFKNLSDSCSYEQFNKIIDLDPEMDKNNNKDNLLRNNLIEIYNWIKTNYDNNMDEFEEFVNSFLFHVKLALIVLPNINGYSYFEKLNTLGVKLNDIDLLKSLFYSYLREGMNLQNEERINKELKKIDEDFFNYFRKNNSNEVDKDKLEHFITFVLLEKGYSKRQIDDLMDSKISPSYKAFSHLLDENTEKSPKEKIDEILYLSKIYNLINAKKIKSDKNEKINNYVEILEELDSSLIDVETLKIIFHYIFSISQGGRRTVFTYLIYQIIKRFCIKNKSNNLEELISWLFEIQRFNFIWKTSFFGGQSIQWKLNKIAEDIKSDRLDSLESFRGKLFELNIFKNASYDTINQALKYNLMQEKINKKILSSTNKDKLELLFNITYFLRTMQAQDVIGLKNILKNINSIYENNPTYEHIQAKKSNFWNSKSDEERILVESIGNGTILEKSLNSSAGKKELKDKLNVVNTSDYNCTLKGLKYAWEKVIPEIIVYYDDDQSANKNYNKNEILIDISYFIKNSKHSNDKDTNKIDQFDVMQINRREERILNILWNMYYL, from the coding sequence ATGAAAAATAATATTTCAATAATAAAAAATAATGATTATTTTAAATATCATATTATAGGAACATCCTTAAATTTTTATATAAATGATAAGTTTTATCAATTATTGACAGAATACATTAATTCTAAAGAAATTAATAGATTAATTTATTCAAAGAATAAAGCCGAAAAAAGAGTAGTTAGTGAAGATTTAAAAAAATGGTTAAGTAAAAGTAGTCCCGCAACCTTTGACCAATTTAAAAAATGTTGTCTCTATTTTGAATTGATTTATGAGGAAAAAGATGAACTTTATATATCTGAAAAAATAATAAAAATTTCAAATGAAGATGAAACAGAAAAAATTAAATTGTCATTTGATAAACATTTATTAGAAACATGAAACTCCAAAATTAATGAGTTCTATTCATTTTTACAATATAAATGCGAAGATAATTCTTCGGATATTGACATGGTATGGCTGGACGAATACTCTACAACTTTTAGTTTATTAATGGATAATAATATAGATAGTTTGAATTTTAAAGATAAGGTACTTTCTTTGGGAAGTTTTAACTATTTTGATGGTAAAAATAGATTTTGAAGCCTAAAGATAGATTTTAAGGACGAGAATTACACTGATATTGTTGAAAGAATTAAAAATAGTGCTACTAATTTGTTAGTACTTGCTTCATTGAATAAAACATATGAAGCAAAAAAAGAAATTTTTAGTTCTAATTTAAGAGCAAAAATAGATTCTTTATCAAAAATAAATTGAAAATTTAATGTAAATGATTTTAAACAAAAATCTAACATTCAAAATGTTGAAGTTAAAAATCTTAATGTTCATGATTATTTCGAACGTAGTTTTGTTAATATTAGCACTATTAATGTACCTATTTACCAAAGAAATTATGTTTGAGATTTCAATATTATTAAGGTATTATTGGATGACATAAAAAATATTAAAGTAGATAAAAAGGAGCACTTTATTTCGATTATTATTTTTTCACATGACACCTATGAAAATTCTTATTCAATTATCGATGGACAACAAAGAACTACTACATTATTATTGATATCTTTCGCTATTTACATATATTATGTAAATAACATTGATATAGAAAAAGAAGAGTTTAAGAAAATACCTGATTTATTTAACAAAATGTTCGGAACGCATTCACGAGTGATTACTGAAAAATTTAAAAACTTAAGCGATTCCTGTTCTTATGAGCAATTTAATAAAATCATTGATTTGGATCCAGAAATGGACAAAAATAATAATAAAGATAATTTATTAAGAAACAATCTTATTGAAATATATAACTGAATAAAGACTAATTACGATAATAATATGGATGAGTTTGAAGAATTTGTCAATTCGTTTTTGTTTCATGTGAAATTAGCGTTAATAGTTTTACCTAATATCAATGGTTATTCTTATTTTGAAAAATTGAATACATTGGGTGTAAAACTAAATGATATTGATTTACTAAAATCCTTGTTCTATTCTTATTTGAGAGAAGGGATGAATTTACAAAATGAAGAAAGGATTAATAAAGAATTAAAAAAAATTGATGAAGACTTTTTCAATTATTTTAGAAAGAATAATTCAAATGAAGTTGATAAAGATAAACTCGAACATTTTATAACATTTGTACTATTGGAGAAAGGATATAGTAAAAGACAAATCGATGATTTAATGGATTCTAAAATTTCACCTTCTTATAAAGCTTTTAGTCATTTATTAGATGAAAATACAGAAAAATCTCCTAAAGAGAAGATTGATGAAATTTTGTATTTATCTAAAATTTACAATCTTATCAATGCTAAGAAAATTAAAAGTGATAAAAATGAAAAAATTAACAACTATGTTGAAATTTTAGAAGAATTGGATTCTAGTTTAATTGATGTGGAAACATTAAAAATAATCTTTCATTACATTTTTTCAATATCTCAAGGTGGAAGAAGAACAGTTTTCACTTACTTAATTTATCAAATCATCAAGCGTTTTTGTATTAAAAACAAGTCAAATAATTTAGAAGAATTAATAAGTTGATTATTCGAAATTCAAAGATTCAATTTTATTTGAAAAACTTCATTTTTTGGCGGACAATCTATTCAATGAAAGTTAAATAAAATAGCTGAAGACATTAAAAGCGATAGATTGGATTCTCTAGAATCCTTTAGAGGCAAATTATTCGAGTTGAATATTTTCAAAAATGCATCTTACGATACAATTAATCAAGCATTAAAATATAATTTAATGCAAGAAAAAATAAATAAAAAAATTCTATCTAGCACAAATAAAGATAAATTGGAGTTATTATTTAACATTACATATTTTCTCAGAACAATGCAAGCGCAAGATGTTATAGGACTAAAGAATATACTAAAAAATATAAATTCAATTTATGAAAACAATCCTACTTATGAGCATATACAAGCTAAGAAAAGTAATTTTTGAAATTCTAAGAGTGATGAAGAGCGTATTTTGGTTGAATCAATTGGTAACGGAACTATTTTAGAAAAATCATTAAATTCAAGCGCTGGTAAAAAAGAACTAAAAGATAAACTTAATGTAGTTAATACTAGTGATTATAATTGCACATTGAAAGGCCTTAAATATGCATGAGAAAAGGTTATTCCTGAAATTATTGTATATTATGATGACGATCAGAGTGCTAATAAAAACTATAATAAAAATGAGATTTTAATAGATATAAGTTATTTTATTAAAAATTCAAAACATTCTAATGATAAAGATACAAATAAAATCGATCAATTTGATGTTATGCAAATAAATCGAAGAGAAGAAAGAATATTAAATATATTATGAAATATGTATTATCTTTAA
- a CDS encoding BspA family leucine-rich repeat surface protein — translation MKFKPTTKEELRELIKNEEIYLGEINTELITDMSRLFVNIKRKNYNGIEKWDTSNVTTMFNMFYGCQNFNQPLNFDTSNVTDMYGMFSGC, via the coding sequence ATGAAATTTAAGCCAACAACTAAGGAAGAATTAAGAGAATTAATTAAAAATGAAGAAATTTACTTAGGTGAAATCAATACCGAGCTAATTACAGATATGTCTAGATTGTTTGTAAATATCAAACGAAAGAATTATAATGGAATAGAAAAATGAGATACCTCAAACGTTACAACCATGTTCAACATGTTTTATGGTTGCCAAAACTTCAACCAACCCTTAAACTTTGACACCTCAAACGTTACAGATATGTACGGAATGTTTTCTGGTTGCTAA
- the dcm gene encoding DNA (cytosine-5-)-methyltransferase: protein MPKIRVFEAFAGIGAQHKSIKKINKKNYNTKFKVVGISDWYVSANIAYSVIHHNLTVDNVNEILKKYNMDILEDKIKYWKSNDFSIDSKRISKKIPKNIQVLNYLVAANLLSNNYSNIKEFSGKTLSKLKIDLLTYSFPCQGLSAANMGRSLGIMNQNSTSHLVWEIDRILAEAQEKPKYLLLENVKMLVTKYKNEYQKWIQKLEEHGYKTFTGVFNANHHNSLQKRERVFALSVLKDLKTPFNNDIEFAYYVRSIKNNTTKNNLEKQYKEILDITNKKHPDEALEALIPDTPSRYKMIEDNKCLSDLVLAEKNSYRINTLTTKQDRNPNVGVIYFENNVKNKLQHRFITPREAFKIMGFEDKDFDLIKPFIEQNVINHNQLYLMAGNSIDVNVLEDIFETIARIEELNNEK, encoded by the coding sequence ATGCCTAAAATAAGAGTTTTTGAAGCTTTTGCAGGTATAGGTGCTCAACATAAATCAATTAAAAAAATAAATAAAAAAAATTACAATACTAAGTTTAAAGTTGTGGGAATTAGCGATTGATATGTAAGCGCTAATATTGCTTACTCTGTAATACATCATAATTTAACTGTCGACAATGTAAATGAAATATTGAAAAAATATAACATGGACATTTTAGAAGACAAAATAAAGTATTGAAAATCTAATGATTTTTCAATAGATTCAAAAAGGATATCTAAAAAAATTCCAAAGAATATTCAAGTATTAAATTATTTAGTTGCAGCCAACTTGCTTTCCAATAATTACTCAAACATCAAGGAATTTAGCGGGAAAACATTAAGTAAACTAAAAATAGATCTATTGACATATTCATTTCCATGCCAAGGACTAAGTGCTGCAAATATGGGTCGTTCATTAGGTATAATGAATCAAAATTCAACAAGTCATTTAGTATGAGAAATAGATCGAATACTTGCTGAAGCGCAAGAAAAACCTAAATATTTATTGCTAGAAAATGTCAAGATGTTAGTAACGAAGTATAAAAACGAATATCAAAAGTGAATTCAAAAATTGGAAGAACATGGATACAAAACATTTACAGGAGTTTTTAATGCCAATCATCATAACTCCCTACAAAAAAGGGAAAGAGTTTTTGCATTAAGTGTATTAAAAGATCTTAAAACTCCATTTAATAATGATATTGAATTTGCTTATTATGTACGAAGCATTAAAAATAATACTACTAAAAATAATCTCGAAAAACAGTATAAAGAAATATTAGATATTACAAACAAAAAGCACCCTGATGAGGCTTTAGAAGCATTGATACCAGATACCCCAAGTCGATATAAAATGATCGAAGATAACAAGTGTTTATCAGATTTAGTTTTAGCAGAAAAGAACTCATATCGCATTAATACTTTAACAACTAAACAAGATCGTAATCCTAATGTTGGAGTTATTTATTTTGAGAATAATGTAAAAAATAAATTACAACATCGTTTTATCACTCCAAGAGAAGCATTCAAAATCATGGGATTTGAAGATAAGGATTTTGATTTAATAAAACCATTTATAGAACAAAATGTAATAAATCACAACCAACTTTATCTCATGGCTGGTAATTCAATAGATGTAAATGTGCTTGAAGATATTTTCGAAACCATAGCAAGAATTGAGGAATTAAATAATGAAAAATAA